From Rutidosis leptorrhynchoides isolate AG116_Rl617_1_P2 chromosome 3, CSIRO_AGI_Rlap_v1, whole genome shotgun sequence, a single genomic window includes:
- the LOC139898715 gene encoding phosphatidylinositol 4-phosphate 5-kinase 6-like isoform X2, with protein MKAWEAKVKKTHAVAKRQASHIFGSAHVTNVEDDEEDEVHAVGEVYHAERYLSNGDYYTGHWSENFPHGFGKYWWTDGCMYVGDWYHGKTMGKGTFSWPSGANYQGEFKSGYMDGEGIYTGPNGDTYKGVWVMNLKHGYGVKEYTNGDVYDGEWCRGLQEGNGKYQWNQGNFYEGEWRNGTMSGKGKLIWSNGNTFEGFWEDNIPKGHGTFTWADGSFYEGNWSNDPNEQSGMYNPSTNVGDEHDDWCQDQVYEVDLQDCIICPLEKVPIMPSQKKLAVWRSSKANNRDGSVRPPRRRSVDGRLDASVDAEFHRMQMLDDTERILRARDDASLLSSSPGSSPYEANPFVIPKVVKKQGETICKGHKNYELMLNLQLGIRHSVGRPGPAPSLDLKPSAFNPKEKVWTRFPPDGSKYTPPHQSCDFKWKDYCPLVFRTLRMLFKVDAAEYMLSICGDNALRELSSPGKSGSFFYLTYDDRYMIKTIKKTEVKVILRMLSSYFNHFRHYENTLLTKFFGLHCVRLVGAAQRKVRFIIMGNLFCTNYTIHRRFDLKGSSLGRLTDKPESEIEATTILKDLDLKFFFRLPKTWIQEFRRQIDKDCDFLEQERIMDYSLLVGLHFREPSNLTPVDDDSVDESTSKPEMDKLPSDPAGLGINMQARIERMERAVETELLGEPTGECHDVVMYFGIIDILQDYDITKKIEHAYKSMHYDPTSISAVDPRQYAKRFHDFILKVFKEDE; from the exons ATGAAGGCATGGGAGGCGAAAGTCAAGAAGACACATGCTGTCGCGAAAAGGCAAGCAAGCCATATATTCGGTTCAGCACACGTTACTaacgttgaagatgatgaagaagatgaagtccATGCTGTGGGTGAGGTTTATCATGCCGAACGTTACCTTTCAAATGGTGACTATTACACGGGCCATTGGTCAGAAAATTTCCCTCATGGTTTCGGGAAATATTGGTGGACCGACGGGTGTATGTACGTTGGAGATTGGTACCATGGTAAGACAATGGGCAAAGGCACCTTTAGTTGGCCTTCGGGTGCCAATTATCAAGGTGAGTTCAAAAGTGGTTATATGGACGGAGAAGGGATTTATACCGGCCCAAATGGGGACACGTATAAGGGAGTTTGGGTCATGAACTTGAAACATGGTTATGGGGTTAAGGAATACACAAATGGTGATGTTTATGATGGTGAATGGTGTAGAGGGTTACAAGAAGGAAACGGTAAGTATCAATGGAACCAAGGGAATTTTTACGAAGGTGAATGGAGAAATGGAACAATGTCGGGAAAAGGGAAATTGATTTGGAGTAATGGGAACACGTTTGAGGGATTTTGGGAAGATAATATACCGAAAGGTCATGGAACGTTCACGTGGGCAGACGGGAGTTTTTATGAAG GTAATTGGAGTAATGATCCTAATGAGCAAAGTGGTATGTATAATCCGTCTACTAATGTTGGTGACGAACATGATGATTGGTGTCaagatcaagtttatgaagttgatCTTCAAGATTGTATAATTTGTCCACTTGAGAAGGTTCCAATCATGCCGTCCCAAAAGAAACTAGCGGTTTGGCGATCTTCAAAAGCGAATAATAGAGATGGGTCCGTTCGGCCACCTAGAAGGAGGTCGGTTGATGGGAGATTGGATGCAAGTGTTGATGCGGAGTTTCATAGAATGCAAATGTTGGATGATACCGAAAGAATTTTAAGAGCGAGAGATGATGCTTCATTATTATCTTCGTCGCCTGGAAGTTCGCCATATGAAGCAAATCCATTTGTAATACCTAAAGTGGTGAAGAAACAAGGAGAGACCATCTGCAAAGGGCATAAGAACTATGAACTTATGCTTAATTTGCAGCTAGGAATCAG GCATTCAGTAGGACGACCTGGGCCCGCTCCATCTTTAGACTTAAAGCCATCAGCTTTCAATCCAAAGGAGAAAGTATGGACAAGATTTCCACCAGATGGATCCAAATACACCCCTCCACACCAATCTTGTGACTTCAAATGGAAAGATTACTGCCCTTTGGTATTCAG GACATTAAGGATGTTGTTTAAGGTAGATGCAGCCGAATACATGCTATCTATATGTGGAGATAATGCCCTTCGAGAACTATCGTCACCAGGGAAAAGTGGAAGCTTTTTTTACTTAACTTATGACGATCGTTACATGATCAAAACCATCAAAAAAACCGAAGTGAAA GTTATTCTAAGGATGCTTTCTTCCTACTTTAACCATTTTCGACACTATGAGAACACATTGTTGACTAAATTCTTCGGGTTGCATTGCGTGAGGTTAGTCGGTGCTGCACAAAGGAAG GTACGTTTCATTATTATGGGAAACCTGTTCTGCACAAACTACACTATTCATAGACGGTTTGACTTAAAAGGGTCTTCACTTGGTCGCCTTACGGATAAACCTGAGTCAGAAATTGAAGCAACAACTATACTTAAAGATCTTGATCTTAAGTTCTTTTTTCGACTTCCAAAGACATGGATCCAAGAATTCAGACG GCAAATCGATAAGGATTGTGATTTTCTTGAGCAAGAGAGAATAATGGATTATAGCCTCTTGGTTGGACTTCATTTCAGAGAACCATCAAACTTAACACCTGTTG ACGATGACAGCGTGGATGAGTCAACTTCAAAACCTGAAATGGACAAACTTCCTTCAGATCCTGCTGG ATTAGGAATTAACATGCAAGCACGAATAGAAAGGATGGAAAGGGCGGTAGAGACAGAACTATTAGGAGAACCAACCGGTGAATGTCATGATGTTGTAATGTATTTTGGGATCATAGATATACTTCAAGATTACGACATTACAAAGAAAATTGAGCACGCTTACAAGTCAATGCATTACGACCCTACTTCAATATCAGCTGTTGATCCTCGACAATATGCTAAACGTTTTCATGATTTCATACTAAAAGTTTTCAAAGAAGATGAATAG
- the LOC139898715 gene encoding phosphatidylinositol 4-phosphate 5-kinase 6-like isoform X1, whose amino-acid sequence MKAWEAKVKKTHAVAKRQASHIFGSAHVTNVEDDEEDEVHAVGEVYHAERYLSNGDYYTGHWSENFPHGFGKYWWTDGCMYVGDWYHGKTMGKGTFSWPSGANYQGEFKSGYMDGEGIYTGPNGDTYKGVWVMNLKHGYGVKEYTNGDVYDGEWCRGLQEGNGKYQWNQGNFYEGEWRNGTMSGKGKLIWSNGNTFEGFWEDNIPKGHGTFTWADGSFYEGNWSNDPNEQSGMYNPSTNVGDEHDDWCQDQVYEVDLQDCIICPLEKVPIMPSQKKLAVWRSSKANNRDGSVRPPRRRSVDGRLDASVDAEFHRMQMLDDTERILRARDDASLLSSSPGSSPYEANPFVIPKVVKKQGETICKGHKNYELMLNLQLGIRHSVGRPGPAPSLDLKPSAFNPKEKVWTRFPPDGSKYTPPHQSCDFKWKDYCPLVFRTLRMLFKVDAAEYMLSICGDNALRELSSPGKSGSFFYLTYDDRYMIKTIKKTEVKVILRMLSSYFNHFRHYENTLLTKFFGLHCVRLVGAAQRKVRFIIMGNLFCTNYTIHRRFDLKGSSLGRLTDKPESEIEATTILKDLDLKFFFRLPKTWIQEFRRQIDKDCDFLEQERIMDYSLLVGLHFREPSNLTPVGIVDESTSKPEMDKLPSDPAGAADLRLGINMQARIERMERAVETELLGEPTGECHDVVMYFGIIDILQDYDITKKIEHAYKSMHYDPTSISAVDPRQYAKRFHDFILKVFKEDE is encoded by the exons ATGAAGGCATGGGAGGCGAAAGTCAAGAAGACACATGCTGTCGCGAAAAGGCAAGCAAGCCATATATTCGGTTCAGCACACGTTACTaacgttgaagatgatgaagaagatgaagtccATGCTGTGGGTGAGGTTTATCATGCCGAACGTTACCTTTCAAATGGTGACTATTACACGGGCCATTGGTCAGAAAATTTCCCTCATGGTTTCGGGAAATATTGGTGGACCGACGGGTGTATGTACGTTGGAGATTGGTACCATGGTAAGACAATGGGCAAAGGCACCTTTAGTTGGCCTTCGGGTGCCAATTATCAAGGTGAGTTCAAAAGTGGTTATATGGACGGAGAAGGGATTTATACCGGCCCAAATGGGGACACGTATAAGGGAGTTTGGGTCATGAACTTGAAACATGGTTATGGGGTTAAGGAATACACAAATGGTGATGTTTATGATGGTGAATGGTGTAGAGGGTTACAAGAAGGAAACGGTAAGTATCAATGGAACCAAGGGAATTTTTACGAAGGTGAATGGAGAAATGGAACAATGTCGGGAAAAGGGAAATTGATTTGGAGTAATGGGAACACGTTTGAGGGATTTTGGGAAGATAATATACCGAAAGGTCATGGAACGTTCACGTGGGCAGACGGGAGTTTTTATGAAG GTAATTGGAGTAATGATCCTAATGAGCAAAGTGGTATGTATAATCCGTCTACTAATGTTGGTGACGAACATGATGATTGGTGTCaagatcaagtttatgaagttgatCTTCAAGATTGTATAATTTGTCCACTTGAGAAGGTTCCAATCATGCCGTCCCAAAAGAAACTAGCGGTTTGGCGATCTTCAAAAGCGAATAATAGAGATGGGTCCGTTCGGCCACCTAGAAGGAGGTCGGTTGATGGGAGATTGGATGCAAGTGTTGATGCGGAGTTTCATAGAATGCAAATGTTGGATGATACCGAAAGAATTTTAAGAGCGAGAGATGATGCTTCATTATTATCTTCGTCGCCTGGAAGTTCGCCATATGAAGCAAATCCATTTGTAATACCTAAAGTGGTGAAGAAACAAGGAGAGACCATCTGCAAAGGGCATAAGAACTATGAACTTATGCTTAATTTGCAGCTAGGAATCAG GCATTCAGTAGGACGACCTGGGCCCGCTCCATCTTTAGACTTAAAGCCATCAGCTTTCAATCCAAAGGAGAAAGTATGGACAAGATTTCCACCAGATGGATCCAAATACACCCCTCCACACCAATCTTGTGACTTCAAATGGAAAGATTACTGCCCTTTGGTATTCAG GACATTAAGGATGTTGTTTAAGGTAGATGCAGCCGAATACATGCTATCTATATGTGGAGATAATGCCCTTCGAGAACTATCGTCACCAGGGAAAAGTGGAAGCTTTTTTTACTTAACTTATGACGATCGTTACATGATCAAAACCATCAAAAAAACCGAAGTGAAA GTTATTCTAAGGATGCTTTCTTCCTACTTTAACCATTTTCGACACTATGAGAACACATTGTTGACTAAATTCTTCGGGTTGCATTGCGTGAGGTTAGTCGGTGCTGCACAAAGGAAG GTACGTTTCATTATTATGGGAAACCTGTTCTGCACAAACTACACTATTCATAGACGGTTTGACTTAAAAGGGTCTTCACTTGGTCGCCTTACGGATAAACCTGAGTCAGAAATTGAAGCAACAACTATACTTAAAGATCTTGATCTTAAGTTCTTTTTTCGACTTCCAAAGACATGGATCCAAGAATTCAGACG GCAAATCGATAAGGATTGTGATTTTCTTGAGCAAGAGAGAATAATGGATTATAGCCTCTTGGTTGGACTTCATTTCAGAGAACCATCAAACTTAACACCTGTTGGTAT CGTGGATGAGTCAACTTCAAAACCTGAAATGGACAAACTTCCTTCAGATCCTGCTGG GGCTGCAGATTTAAGATTAGGAATTAACATGCAAGCACGAATAGAAAGGATGGAAAGGGCGGTAGAGACAGAACTATTAGGAGAACCAACCGGTGAATGTCATGATGTTGTAATGTATTTTGGGATCATAGATATACTTCAAGATTACGACATTACAAAGAAAATTGAGCACGCTTACAAGTCAATGCATTACGACCCTACTTCAATATCAGCTGTTGATCCTCGACAATATGCTAAACGTTTTCATGATTTCATACTAAAAGTTTTCAAAGAAGATGAATAG